TTTCGAGAGCATCGGGCCGCCGGGATAATCCAGCCCCAACAATTTGGCCGTTTTATCAAACGCTTCACCGGCCGCATCGTCGATAGACTCGCCCAGCAGCTCATATTTGCCAATCCCTGTCACACTGATCAACTGGGTATGGCCGCCAGAAACCAGCAGCGCGACAAACGGAAACTCAGGCGGATTATCTTCCAGCATCGGAGCCAGCAGATGCCCTTCCATATGGTGAACCGGGATCGCCGGAACATCCCACGCAAACGCCAGCGAACGTCCAACGGTTGCCCCAACCAGCAGAGCGCCCACCAGGCCAGGACCTGCGGTGTAGGCTACTGCATCAATATCTTTCGCCGTTAACCCGGCCTCTTTCAGCGCCGCCTGGATCAGCGGAACCGTTTTGCGCACATGGTCACGGGAGGCCAGTTCAGGCACAACACCGCCGTAGTCAGCATGTAATTTCACCTGACTATACAGTTGGTTGGCTAACAGCCCTTTTTCGTCGTCGTAAATGGCAATGCCGGTTTCATCGCAGGATGTTTCAATACCCAGTACACGCATGACTTATTTTACCTCGCTCTAATACCGCGCAGTGTAGGACCAATGCGGGTTGATGTAAAACTTTCCTCACCCCTGGTGCTCAGTTCGTGTATACTCCCTGTCCTTATAAAAGTCCCTTTCAAAATCACGTCGGTGCTTTACAAAGCAGCAGCAATTGCAGTAAAATTCCGCACCATTTTGAAATAAGCTGGCGTTGATGCCAGCGGCAAACCGAATTTATTAAAGGTGAGAGTTACATGCCGGTAATTAAAGTACGTGAAAACGAGCCGTTCGACGTAGCACTGCGTCGCTTCAAGCGTTCATGCGAGAAAGCAGGTGTTCTGGCTGAAGTTCGTCGTCGTGAGTTCTATGAAAAACCAACGACCGAACGTAAGCGCGCTAAAGCTTCAGCTGTGAAACGTCACGCGAAGAAACTGGCTCGCGAAAACGCACGCCGTACTCGTCTGTACTAATTGATTGAGGGCTTAAGTCCTCAATTACAGACAGAGTAATAGTCGTAAGGCCGTGCTTCCGGAAGGAATGCGCGGCTTATTTTCGTTTAAGAGTTACTAAAAATTCACGGGGCCTATGGCAGGACGAATCCCACGCGTATTCATCAATGACTTGCTGGCAAGAACCGACATCGTCGATCTCATCGACGCGCGGGTAAAGCTAAAAAAGCAGGGCAAGAATTACCATGCGTGCTGTCCATTCCATAACGAAAAAACCCCCTCTTTCACCGTGAATGGTGAAAAACAGTTTTACCATTGCTTCGGCTGTGGCGCACACGGTAATGCCGTCGATTTTTTAATGAACTACGACAAGCTCGAGTTCGTTGAAACCGTCGAAGAACTGGCGGCGATGCACAACCTTGAAGTGCCTTATGAAGCAGGCAGCGGCCCCAGTCAGATAGAGCGCCATCAACGGCAAACGCTGTATCAGTTAATGGATGGCCTGAATTCGTTTTACCAACAGTCTCTTAAGCAATCTGCTGCTGAGCCTGCGCGTCACTATCTGACCAAGCGCGGACTGAGCGACGACGTTATTGCGCGTTTCGCTATTGGATATGCACCACCCGGATGGGACAACGTCTTAAAACGTTTTGGTGGCAATAGCGAAGATCGTAAATCGTTGATCGACGCAGGTATGCTGGTCACCAACGACCAGGGACGAAGCTACGACCGCTTCCGTGAACGGGTGATGTTCCCCATTCGTGACAAGCGAGGCCGGGTGATTGGTTTTGGTGGACGCGTGCTGGGCGATGCCCTGCCGAAGTACCTCAACTCCCCGGAAACCGATATTTTTCATAAAGGCCGCCAGCTTTACGGTCTTTATGAAGCGCAACAGGATAACGCGGAACCTCAGCGTTTGCTGGTCGTCGAAGGGTATATGGATGT
This sequence is a window from Enterobacter sp. RHBSTW-00994. Protein-coding genes within it:
- the tsaD gene encoding tRNA (adenosine(37)-N6)-threonylcarbamoyltransferase complex transferase subunit TsaD: MRVLGIETSCDETGIAIYDDEKGLLANQLYSQVKLHADYGGVVPELASRDHVRKTVPLIQAALKEAGLTAKDIDAVAYTAGPGLVGALLVGATVGRSLAFAWDVPAIPVHHMEGHLLAPMLEDNPPEFPFVALLVSGGHTQLISVTGIGKYELLGESIDDAAGEAFDKTAKLLGLDYPGGPMLSKIAAQGTEGRFVFPRPMTDRPGLDFSFSGLKTFAANTIRNNDNDDQTRADIARAFEDAVVDTLMIKCKRALDQTGFKRLVMAGGVSANRTLRAKLAEMMQKRRGEVFYARPEFCTDNGAMIAYAGMVRLNAEARADLSVSVRPRWPLAELPEA
- the rpsU gene encoding 30S ribosomal protein S21, which codes for MPVIKVRENEPFDVALRRFKRSCEKAGVLAEVRRREFYEKPTTERKRAKASAVKRHAKKLARENARRTRLY